Proteins from one Caulobacter sp. 73W genomic window:
- a CDS encoding helix-turn-helix domain-containing protein: protein MQRASSPPGLRAVPLFAPLHAQVLSVLEGVGETRLCPKGGLIDDRGGEYLIVLLSGAVAQSVEDAGRTAIISTVEAVKALNLACVMARAHCDLRWRALEPCLVFIMPGKAFRDAVTADAGLATRAYVELAGAYQHLLSSAADQRLMSAQNRLVGYLLSLIPERTGRARARLPYEKGLLASLLGMTPENLSRAFARLSLHGVSVRGAAVSVEEVGYLRDLHLAERGPRRTGRAHRPT, encoded by the coding sequence ATGCAGCGAGCCTCCTCTCCGCCGGGACTGCGCGCCGTGCCCCTGTTCGCGCCGCTGCACGCCCAGGTCCTGTCGGTGCTGGAGGGCGTCGGCGAGACACGGCTGTGCCCCAAGGGCGGCCTGATCGACGACCGGGGCGGTGAGTACCTGATCGTCCTGCTGTCCGGCGCCGTGGCCCAGAGCGTCGAGGACGCGGGGCGGACGGCGATCATCTCGACGGTCGAGGCGGTCAAGGCTCTCAACCTGGCCTGCGTGATGGCTCGCGCCCATTGCGACCTCCGCTGGCGGGCGCTGGAGCCGTGTCTGGTGTTCATCATGCCGGGAAAGGCGTTTCGAGACGCCGTGACCGCCGACGCCGGCCTGGCCACTCGCGCCTATGTGGAGTTGGCGGGCGCCTATCAGCACCTGCTGTCCTCGGCGGCGGACCAGCGGCTGATGTCGGCGCAGAACCGGCTGGTCGGCTACCTGCTGTCGCTGATCCCGGAGCGGACGGGGCGTGCGAGGGCGCGTCTGCCGTACGAGAAGGGGCTGCTGGCCTCCCTGCTTGGCATGACGCCTGAGAACCTTTCCCGCGCCTTTGCGCGTCTTTCCCTGCACGGCGTCTCGGTGCGGGGCGCGGCGGTGAGCGTGGAGGAGGTGGGGTATCTGCGGGACCTGCACCTGGCCGAGCGCGGTCCCCGTCGCACCGGACGTGCGCATCGACCGACCTGA
- a CDS encoding LamG domain-containing protein: MTSINRRDVLAGGVVLGLGLPAAAHAKAPIQRVWRFDNLKSIGGASVRVEGEPKLVAGPSGKAIQFDGVDDALFIGDHPLAGAKNFTFEAVFRPDGGVFEQRWFHLESDTNPPSKPGLGTTRMLFEVRVLEDQWYLDAFMRGPGYNKPMLVPEKLHPVGRWHHVAQTYDGTMYRSYVNAVLQMESPVEFSPQGPGTASVGVRMNRVHYFKGAVHSARFTHTALSPAQFKGVIRS; encoded by the coding sequence ATGACCAGCATCAACCGGCGTGACGTCTTGGCGGGGGGCGTGGTCCTTGGGCTCGGTTTGCCGGCAGCCGCCCACGCGAAAGCGCCGATCCAGCGCGTCTGGCGCTTCGATAATCTGAAGTCCATCGGCGGCGCGTCGGTGCGTGTCGAAGGCGAGCCCAAGCTAGTGGCTGGTCCGTCGGGCAAGGCGATTCAGTTCGACGGCGTGGACGACGCCCTGTTCATCGGCGACCATCCCCTGGCGGGGGCTAAGAACTTCACCTTCGAAGCAGTCTTCCGCCCGGATGGGGGCGTCTTCGAGCAACGCTGGTTCCACCTCGAATCCGATACCAACCCGCCGAGTAAGCCTGGCCTCGGGACGACCCGCATGCTGTTCGAGGTTCGCGTGCTTGAGGACCAGTGGTATCTTGACGCCTTCATGCGAGGGCCTGGCTATAACAAGCCGATGCTGGTTCCGGAGAAGCTGCATCCGGTCGGCCGCTGGCACCATGTGGCCCAGACCTATGACGGGACGATGTACCGGTCTTACGTCAATGCGGTGCTGCAGATGGAAAGCCCCGTTGAATTCTCGCCCCAAGGGCCTGGCACGGCGTCTGTCGGCGTGCGCATGAACCGGGTCCATTATTTCAAAGGCGCCGTCCACTCCGCCCGATTTACACACACGGCTCTGTCGCCCGCGCAATTCAAGGGTGTGATCAGGAGCTAG
- a CDS encoding TonB-dependent receptor: MSKHTLARRLGATALLFTTALVSPALAADGAADAAAPSTIDEIIVTARAGSEARTRLDTSYAVTTVNEETLRMRAPMSVADALKSVPGFWVEASGGEASANIRARGIPQEGFASVALYEDGVPVQHDSGLGWMNADQSFRIDETIQRIEVVRGGPSSIFASYAPGGTVNFISRKGGDVMEGLVKVQAGDYGMARVDGWVGGPIGDWRVGVGGFYRESDGIRDPGYKGDKGGQIRVSVGRDFERGSFDFNIRHMDDNAIFYTGVPLKFDANGKPSEAPGFDALTGIWIGPETSGLRPMGRNGQPFDLNVKSGTDAKLTAYTAEFDYEFAEGWTFDNSMRYRTSEIARQGLFPNTPLLGSARLSSVRSAILAAVPGATDVQLRYVTTPTQIFNTTNQNGNALVSDGSIRQVSVTLDEFVNDARVLHKFDFGGQTHDVALGFYIARGEETFDRYSANTLLDVREQARLLDIVAVNAAGNVLYKATDNGFTRYGAEFADGEGKSTTYAFYLSDEWQVNDKLRIDGGVRWEKVNFKATSQRTATVNLGLSPTQADDTFLTGSGVFDTVDRSFDDWGWTLGADYRLAEGQGVFARWTSTFRLPSLGDYITNAANTSPYIQTMDLAELGYKLSIPTLDLYATGFYTAYDSLSFGGLQFVNGSYVNQTVITDTETLGVEIEGTWRPHPMFDLQFSGTYQDPQFGDYIYFETTGTGTTKRDFTGNRLVRVPKTSARLTPGVNLMGDRFRAELDFQYFGDRFGDAANTQKLPSYHLFNASVRFNVTDKLTVYGYGTNLTNELGLTEGNPRAGAIISSESGSLYGVGRPELGRAFRAAVMYRF, from the coding sequence ATGTCCAAGCACACCCTGGCGCGCCGCCTCGGCGCGACGGCCCTCCTGTTCACCACCGCGCTCGTCTCGCCTGCGTTAGCGGCCGACGGCGCCGCTGACGCCGCGGCGCCGTCCACTATCGACGAGATCATCGTCACCGCTCGCGCCGGTTCGGAAGCCCGCACGCGCCTGGACACCAGCTACGCGGTGACCACGGTCAACGAAGAGACCCTGCGCATGCGCGCACCGATGAGCGTGGCCGATGCGCTGAAATCGGTCCCAGGCTTCTGGGTCGAAGCTTCGGGCGGCGAGGCCAGCGCCAACATCCGCGCCCGCGGCATCCCGCAGGAAGGCTTCGCCTCGGTCGCGCTCTATGAAGACGGCGTGCCCGTGCAGCACGATTCCGGTCTCGGCTGGATGAACGCCGACCAGTCGTTCCGCATCGACGAGACGATCCAGCGTATCGAAGTGGTGCGCGGCGGCCCGTCCTCGATCTTCGCGTCCTACGCGCCGGGCGGCACGGTCAACTTCATCAGCCGCAAGGGCGGCGACGTGATGGAAGGGCTGGTGAAGGTCCAGGCCGGCGACTACGGCATGGCCCGCGTGGACGGCTGGGTCGGCGGTCCGATCGGCGACTGGCGCGTTGGCGTCGGCGGCTTCTATCGTGAATCCGACGGCATCCGCGATCCTGGCTACAAGGGCGACAAGGGCGGCCAGATCCGCGTTTCGGTCGGCCGTGATTTCGAGCGCGGCAGCTTCGACTTCAACATCCGCCATATGGATGACAACGCCATCTTCTATACGGGCGTGCCGCTGAAGTTCGACGCCAACGGCAAGCCGAGCGAGGCCCCGGGCTTCGACGCGCTGACCGGCATCTGGATCGGCCCGGAAACCTCCGGCCTGCGTCCGATGGGCCGCAACGGCCAGCCCTTCGACCTGAACGTCAAGAGCGGCACCGACGCCAAGCTGACGGCCTACACCGCCGAGTTCGACTATGAGTTCGCCGAGGGTTGGACCTTCGACAACTCGATGCGCTACCGCACGTCGGAGATCGCCCGTCAGGGTCTGTTCCCGAACACCCCGTTGCTGGGTTCGGCGCGCCTGAGCTCGGTGCGCTCGGCGATCCTGGCCGCCGTTCCGGGCGCGACGGACGTTCAACTGCGCTACGTCACCACCCCGACGCAGATCTTCAACACCACCAACCAGAACGGCAACGCCTTGGTCAGCGACGGCTCGATCCGTCAGGTCTCGGTGACCCTGGACGAGTTCGTCAACGACGCCCGCGTCCTGCACAAGTTCGACTTCGGCGGCCAGACGCACGACGTGGCCCTGGGCTTCTATATCGCCCGCGGCGAGGAGACCTTCGACCGTTACTCGGCCAACACCTTGCTGGACGTCCGTGAGCAGGCCCGCCTGCTGGACATCGTGGCGGTCAACGCCGCCGGCAATGTGCTCTACAAGGCCACCGACAACGGCTTCACCCGCTATGGCGCCGAATTCGCCGATGGCGAGGGCAAGTCCACCACCTACGCCTTCTACCTGTCCGACGAGTGGCAGGTGAACGACAAGCTGCGCATCGACGGCGGCGTCCGTTGGGAGAAGGTGAACTTCAAGGCGACCAGCCAGCGCACCGCCACGGTCAATCTCGGCCTCTCGCCGACCCAGGCCGACGACACCTTCCTGACCGGCTCGGGCGTGTTCGACACCGTGGACCGCAGCTTCGACGACTGGGGCTGGACCCTGGGCGCGGACTATCGACTGGCCGAAGGGCAGGGCGTCTTCGCGCGCTGGACCTCGACCTTCCGCCTGCCGTCGCTGGGCGACTACATCACCAACGCGGCCAACACGTCGCCCTACATCCAGACGATGGATCTGGCCGAGCTGGGCTACAAGCTGTCGATCCCGACGCTCGACCTGTACGCCACAGGCTTCTACACGGCCTACGACTCCTTGAGCTTCGGCGGCCTGCAGTTCGTCAACGGCTCCTACGTGAACCAGACCGTGATCACCGACACCGAGACCCTCGGCGTCGAGATCGAAGGGACCTGGCGTCCGCACCCGATGTTCGACCTGCAGTTCAGCGGCACCTATCAGGACCCGCAGTTCGGCGACTACATCTACTTCGAGACGACCGGCACGGGCACGACGAAGCGCGACTTCACCGGCAACCGCCTGGTCCGCGTCCCCAAGACGTCGGCTCGCCTGACGCCTGGCGTGAACCTGATGGGCGACCGCTTCCGCGCCGAGCTGGACTTCCAGTACTTCGGCGATCGCTTCGGCGACGCGGCCAATACGCAGAAGCTGCCGTCGTACCACCTGTTCAACGCCTCGGTGCGTTTCAACGTCACCGACAAGCTGACGGTCTACGGCTACGGCACCAACCTGACGAACGAGCTGGGCCTGACCGAAGGCAACCCGCGCGCGGGCGCCATCATCAGCAGCGAATCCGGCTCGCTCTACGGCGTCGGCCGTCCCGAGCTCGGCCGCGCCTTCCGCGCCGCCGTCATGTACCGCTTCTAG
- a CDS encoding CehA/McbA family metallohydrolase yields the protein MRALLVLMMFLFAAPAWAAEPDLILRGELTGADHETYRKAPFDVPAGVSRVTVEVSATGKDRRTVVDLGVMDGERFRGWSGGTRTKFTLSTEDATPGYLRGPIRPGRWTLLMGLPNVRKDSRDTYEARVWFERGESVAGFTDAPLKTGLAWWRGDLHLHTGHSDCSCKGATGERTPCPLYKTVERAQGMGLDFISITDHNTTAHFDGMRELQPSHPDLLLMPGREITTFLGHANVFGPTRFIDFKLAPGDTTVGALLDDVAKAGGVISINHPALPSGEACMGCGWVAKDTDFDKVQAIEVVNGGTMKQVGDAEGMFSGVTYWEARLNAGYRLTAIGGSDNHDADLAEGWGAIGRPVTVIQADGLSTPSLLAGIRAGRVFIDMDGVKTRRLDLRAEADGATAVMGGALKARAGRKVRFIVDVAGVENARIEVVADGVKATGEASFDRTFAKGRHWVRVNVRAADGRLLLIGNPIYVDAA from the coding sequence ATGCGCGCTCTGCTCGTCCTGATGATGTTCCTGTTCGCCGCGCCGGCCTGGGCGGCGGAGCCGGATCTGATCCTGCGCGGCGAACTGACCGGCGCGGACCACGAGACCTACCGCAAGGCGCCGTTCGACGTACCGGCGGGCGTCAGCCGCGTCACGGTGGAGGTCTCCGCCACGGGCAAGGACCGCCGCACGGTGGTCGATCTCGGCGTCATGGACGGCGAGCGGTTCCGCGGCTGGAGCGGCGGAACGCGCACCAAGTTCACCCTGTCGACCGAGGACGCCACGCCCGGCTATCTGCGCGGCCCGATCCGCCCCGGGCGCTGGACCCTGCTGATGGGCCTGCCAAACGTCCGCAAGGACAGCCGCGACACCTACGAGGCTCGGGTCTGGTTCGAGCGGGGCGAGAGCGTCGCGGGCTTCACGGACGCGCCGCTGAAGACAGGCCTGGCCTGGTGGCGTGGCGACCTGCACCTGCATACCGGCCACAGCGACTGCTCGTGCAAGGGCGCGACCGGCGAACGCACGCCGTGTCCCCTGTACAAGACCGTGGAGCGCGCCCAGGGCATGGGGCTCGATTTCATCTCCATCACCGACCACAACACCACCGCCCACTTCGATGGCATGCGCGAGCTGCAGCCGTCGCATCCCGACCTGTTGCTGATGCCGGGACGCGAGATCACCACCTTCCTGGGCCACGCCAACGTCTTTGGGCCGACCCGCTTCATCGACTTCAAACTGGCGCCCGGTGATACGACGGTGGGCGCGCTGCTGGACGACGTGGCCAAGGCCGGCGGCGTCATCTCGATCAACCATCCGGCGCTGCCGTCGGGCGAGGCTTGCATGGGCTGCGGCTGGGTCGCCAAGGACACCGACTTCGACAAGGTCCAGGCCATTGAGGTGGTCAACGGCGGGACCATGAAACAGGTGGGCGACGCCGAAGGCATGTTCTCGGGCGTCACGTACTGGGAGGCGCGGCTGAACGCCGGCTATCGCCTGACCGCCATCGGCGGCAGCGACAACCACGACGCCGACCTGGCTGAAGGCTGGGGCGCGATTGGTCGGCCGGTCACGGTGATCCAGGCCGATGGCCTGTCCACGCCTAGCCTGCTGGCCGGAATTCGGGCGGGGCGGGTGTTCATCGACATGGACGGTGTGAAGACCCGTCGCCTTGACCTGCGGGCCGAGGCCGACGGCGCGACCGCCGTCATGGGCGGGGCGCTGAAGGCGAGGGCGGGGCGCAAGGTGCGCTTCATCGTGGACGTCGCCGGCGTCGAGAACGCGCGGATCGAGGTGGTCGCCGACGGGGTGAAGGCGACGGGCGAAGCGAGCTTCGACCGGACCTTCGCCAAGGGGCGCCACTGGGTTCGCGTGAATGTCCGCGCGGCGGACGGCCGCCTGCTGCTGATCGGCAATCCGATCTACGTGGATGCGGCCTAG
- a CDS encoding EAL domain-containing protein, producing the protein MPTLREIAEPAAPVAPGELGKHVYDRFRSEPDLLILPVVDADGRPVGLLERNDFFLKMAAEYGRAIYGERPIKRLMDSAPIMVDANLPLAQFTTEALSDRPSELLRGFIVQENSKYLGVGTVMALLHAANRAFVQLAHYDPLTGLPNRVLFHKQLREALARAARADGDVAVLLIDLDRFKTVNDTLGHAVGDELLRAAAQRLRSCVREGDTVARMGGDEFAIVQNGLTSPDDARHLAARVVATMNTPLDLQGHNVVASASVGVALAPLDGRDPDELLKKADMAMYRVKGDGRRGYHFFEPAMDELLQSRRRLELDLREALELGQFELFYQPLYDLEHERVTGCEALLRWRHPERGLVSPGDFIPLAEEIGLILPMGEWVLRRACAEAARWPQGVSLAVNLSPIQFRDRRLLDTVKGALDASGLSPQRLQLEITESVLLADNAANLDLLHDLRKLGVRISMDDFGTGYSSLSYLRSFPFDKIKIDQTFVRDIPRDADALAIIRAVADLGERLGIVTTAEGVETAEQFDELRRQGCREIQGYLISPPKPPAEIMSLLLAEDGFLAGAA; encoded by the coding sequence ATGCCGACCCTGCGCGAGATCGCCGAACCGGCCGCCCCTGTCGCCCCCGGGGAGTTGGGCAAGCACGTCTATGATCGCTTTCGCAGCGAGCCGGACCTGCTGATCCTGCCCGTGGTCGATGCCGACGGCCGCCCAGTCGGGCTTCTGGAGCGTAACGACTTCTTCCTGAAGATGGCCGCCGAATACGGCCGCGCCATCTATGGCGAACGCCCGATCAAGCGCCTGATGGACAGCGCGCCGATCATGGTGGACGCAAACCTGCCGCTGGCCCAGTTCACCACCGAGGCGCTGTCCGACCGGCCGTCGGAGCTGCTGCGCGGCTTCATCGTTCAGGAGAACAGCAAGTACCTGGGCGTCGGCACGGTCATGGCCCTGCTGCACGCCGCCAACCGCGCGTTCGTGCAGTTGGCGCACTATGACCCCCTCACCGGCCTGCCCAACCGGGTGCTGTTCCACAAGCAGCTGCGCGAGGCCCTGGCCCGCGCCGCGCGCGCCGACGGCGACGTGGCGGTGCTGCTGATCGACCTGGACCGCTTCAAGACGGTCAACGACACCCTGGGTCACGCCGTCGGCGATGAACTGCTGCGCGCCGCGGCCCAGCGCCTGCGCTCCTGCGTGCGCGAGGGCGACACGGTGGCTCGCATGGGCGGCGACGAGTTCGCCATCGTTCAGAACGGCCTCACCAGCCCCGACGACGCCCGCCACCTGGCCGCGCGGGTCGTGGCGACCATGAACACACCCCTGGACCTGCAGGGCCACAACGTCGTGGCCAGCGCCAGCGTCGGCGTCGCCCTGGCCCCGCTGGACGGCCGCGATCCGGACGAGCTGCTGAAGAAGGCCGACATGGCCATGTACCGGGTGAAGGGTGACGGCCGCCGCGGCTATCACTTCTTCGAGCCGGCCATGGACGAGCTGCTGCAGAGCCGCCGCCGGCTGGAGCTGGACCTGCGCGAGGCGCTGGAGCTGGGTCAGTTCGAGCTGTTCTACCAGCCGCTCTATGATCTGGAGCACGAGCGGGTGACCGGGTGCGAGGCGCTGCTGCGCTGGCGTCACCCTGAACGCGGCCTGGTCTCGCCGGGCGACTTCATCCCCCTGGCCGAAGAGATCGGCCTGATCCTGCCGATGGGCGAGTGGGTCCTGCGCCGCGCCTGCGCCGAGGCCGCGCGCTGGCCGCAAGGCGTGAGCCTGGCGGTCAACCTGTCGCCGATCCAGTTTCGCGACCGCCGCCTGCTGGACACCGTGAAGGGCGCTCTGGACGCGTCCGGCCTGTCGCCCCAGCGGCTGCAGCTGGAGATCACCGAGTCCGTCCTGCTGGCCGACAACGCCGCCAACCTGGACCTGCTGCATGACCTGCGAAAGCTGGGCGTGCGCATCTCGATGGACGACTTCGGGACCGGCTATTCGTCGCTGAGCTATCTGCGCAGCTTCCCGTTCGACAAGATCAAGATCGACCAGACCTTCGTGCGCGACATTCCGCGCGACGCGGACGCCCTGGCCATCATCCGCGCCGTGGCGGACCTGGGCGAGCGCCTGGGCATCGTCACCACCGCCGAGGGCGTGGAGACCGCCGAGCAGTTCGACGAACTGCGCCGCCAGGGCTGCCGCGAGATCCAGGGCTACCTGATCAGCCCGCCCAAGCCCCCGGCCGAGATTATGTCCCTGCTGCTGGCCGAGGACGGCTTCCTGGCGGGCGCCGCCTAG
- a CDS encoding membrane-bound PQQ-dependent dehydrogenase, glucose/quinate/shikimate family, translating to MAFERNDLGPAPWAAQALGVVFALIGAVLTVGGLWLLTLGGSPYYLLAGMGLLASGGLLFLRRVTGVWIYAGVFVATVIWALWEVGLRGWPLVPRVIAPSVLLVLAFAATPLLTRSRLARRTALGGFAGFVVIGAIGWITVGITDRPMRPEALPDARMAMTEPSLMSVGQDWPAYGGTHGARRFSPLTQINAENVGKLERAWTYNTGDMPSEAAKGKYGAETTPLKIGDSLYLCSAKNILMSLDPATGKQRWRYDPKVADEAIPYTAACRGVTYYAVPGADPAAQCATRIVEGTLDGRLIAVDAKTGVPCPGFGQNGQVDIKIGMGEAAPGMVSITSPPTIVRGVIVTGHQVLDGQMRAAPSGVIQGFDAVTGTLRWGWDMTRPDLTGYPPPGQTWTRGTPNMWTTASGDEALGLVYLPMGNSAVDYWSSLRSEAENQYSTALVALDVTTGKPSWSFQTVHKDVWDYDLGSQGTLVDFPTPNGPVPAIVLPSKQGDIYVLDRRTGRPLTPVQERPVPQGGVEPEQRSRTQPVSLYHTLRKPDLTERSMWGMSPIDQMICRIQFKRAKYDGFYTPPTSAQRSVEYPGYNGGSDWGGVAVDSQRGIIVANYNDMPNYNRLVPRAEADRKGWAPRGQARGGGMKAGAEGAGDPQAGTPYGVDVNAGWRLPLTGLLCKEPPYGGIRAIDLASGKTLWDRPFGTARKNGPFGIASHMPFEIGTPNNGGAVVTAGGLIFIAAATDDLIRAIDLKTGKTVWKDVLPAGGQATPMTYEFGGRQYLVIMAGGHHFMETPIGDAVIAYALPAGS from the coding sequence ATGGCTTTCGAACGAAACGACCTGGGACCTGCGCCGTGGGCGGCGCAGGCGCTCGGCGTTGTCTTCGCCCTGATCGGTGCGGTGCTGACGGTCGGCGGTCTGTGGCTGCTAACGCTGGGCGGCTCTCCCTACTATCTCCTGGCCGGGATGGGACTTCTGGCGTCCGGCGGCCTGCTGTTCCTGCGACGAGTGACCGGCGTCTGGATCTATGCCGGCGTCTTCGTCGCCACGGTGATCTGGGCCCTTTGGGAAGTCGGCCTGCGCGGCTGGCCGCTGGTCCCGCGCGTCATCGCCCCCTCTGTCCTGCTGGTGCTCGCCTTCGCGGCCACGCCGCTGCTAACCCGGTCGCGTCTGGCGCGGCGCACCGCGCTGGGCGGGTTCGCGGGCTTTGTCGTGATCGGCGCGATCGGCTGGATCACCGTCGGCATTACGGATCGGCCGATGCGGCCGGAGGCCTTGCCCGACGCCCGCATGGCCATGACCGAGCCGTCCCTGATGAGCGTGGGCCAGGACTGGCCGGCCTACGGCGGCACGCATGGCGCGCGGCGCTTCTCGCCCCTCACCCAGATCAACGCCGAGAACGTCGGCAAGCTGGAGCGGGCCTGGACCTACAACACCGGCGACATGCCCAGCGAGGCGGCCAAGGGCAAGTACGGCGCCGAGACCACGCCGCTGAAAATCGGCGACAGCCTGTACCTGTGCTCGGCCAAGAACATCCTGATGTCGCTGGACCCCGCCACGGGCAAGCAACGCTGGCGCTATGACCCCAAGGTCGCGGACGAGGCGATCCCCTACACCGCCGCCTGCCGGGGCGTGACCTACTACGCCGTCCCCGGCGCCGACCCGGCGGCTCAATGCGCCACGCGGATCGTCGAGGGCACCCTGGACGGCCGGCTGATCGCGGTGGACGCCAAGACCGGCGTCCCCTGTCCCGGCTTCGGCCAGAACGGCCAGGTGGACATCAAGATCGGCATGGGCGAGGCCGCCCCGGGCATGGTGTCGATCACCTCGCCGCCGACCATCGTGCGCGGCGTCATCGTCACTGGCCACCAGGTGCTGGACGGCCAGATGCGGGCGGCGCCGTCGGGCGTCATCCAGGGCTTCGACGCCGTGACAGGGACCCTGCGTTGGGGCTGGGACATGACCCGCCCGGACCTGACCGGCTATCCCCCGCCGGGCCAGACCTGGACCCGCGGCACGCCGAACATGTGGACCACCGCATCCGGCGACGAGGCCCTGGGCCTGGTCTACCTGCCCATGGGCAATTCGGCGGTCGACTACTGGAGCAGCCTGCGCTCGGAGGCGGAGAACCAGTACTCCACCGCCCTGGTCGCCCTGGACGTGACCACCGGCAAGCCGTCCTGGTCGTTCCAGACGGTACACAAGGACGTCTGGGACTATGACCTGGGCTCGCAGGGCACGCTGGTGGACTTCCCCACCCCCAACGGCCCGGTCCCAGCCATCGTGCTGCCCAGCAAGCAGGGCGACATCTATGTGCTGGATCGGCGCACCGGCCGTCCGCTGACGCCGGTGCAGGAGCGTCCTGTTCCGCAGGGCGGCGTGGAGCCGGAGCAGCGCTCGCGCACCCAGCCGGTCTCGCTGTACCACACCCTGCGCAAGCCGGACCTGACGGAGCGGTCGATGTGGGGCATGTCGCCCATCGACCAGATGATCTGCCGCATCCAGTTCAAGCGGGCCAAGTACGACGGCTTCTACACCCCGCCGACCAGCGCCCAGCGCTCGGTGGAATACCCCGGCTACAACGGCGGCTCCGACTGGGGCGGCGTGGCGGTGGATTCCCAGCGCGGGATCATCGTCGCCAACTATAACGACATGCCCAACTACAACCGCCTGGTCCCCCGGGCCGAGGCAGACCGCAAGGGCTGGGCTCCGCGCGGCCAGGCTCGCGGCGGCGGCATGAAGGCCGGCGCGGAGGGCGCCGGCGATCCCCAGGCCGGCACGCCCTATGGCGTCGATGTGAACGCCGGCTGGCGTCTGCCCCTCACCGGACTGCTGTGCAAGGAGCCTCCCTATGGCGGCATCCGCGCCATCGACCTGGCCAGCGGCAAGACCCTGTGGGACCGCCCGTTCGGCACGGCGCGCAAGAACGGTCCGTTCGGCATCGCCTCGCACATGCCGTTCGAGATCGGCACGCCGAACAACGGCGGCGCGGTGGTCACGGCCGGCGGGCTGATCTTCATCGCCGCCGCGACGGACGACCTGATCCGAGCCATCGACTTGAAGACCGGCAAGACGGTGTGGAAAGACGTCCTTCCCGCCGGCGGCCAGGCGACGCCCATGACCTATGAGTTCGGCGGCCGGCAGTACCTGGTCATCATGGCCGGCGGGCACCACTTCATGGAGACGCCGATCGGCGACGCGGTGATCGCCTATGCCCTGCCAGCCGGGTCGTGA
- a CDS encoding branched-chain amino acid aminotransferase, with amino-acid sequence MLNRPTPAFSVQRRADPTSDADRAALLADPGFGKVFTDHMVTIRWSLDKGWHDAKVEPRAAISLDPAAAVLHYAQTIFEGMKAYRAPDGGAVLFRPEENAKRFNRSAQRMAMPELPESLFIEAIDRLVDIDRAWIPDGEGSLYLRPFMFANETFLGVRPAHEYLFMVIASSVGAYFKNKAPAVSVWVSQDYTRAAPGGTGAAKCGGNYAGSLIAQAEAYDHGCDQVVFLDAAERRWIEELGGMNVFFVFEDGSMLTPPKGGTILEGITRELVITLARERGLTVREEPYSIDQWRADAASGKLRETFACGTAAVLTPIGQVKSANGDFTIGNGGSGAQTESLRQALSDIQRGKAEDTHGWVHRID; translated from the coding sequence ATGTTGAACCGACCCACGCCCGCTTTCTCTGTCCAGCGCCGGGCCGATCCCACCTCTGACGCCGATCGCGCCGCCCTGCTGGCCGATCCCGGATTCGGCAAGGTGTTCACCGACCACATGGTGACCATCCGTTGGTCGCTCGACAAAGGCTGGCACGACGCCAAGGTCGAACCGCGCGCGGCGATCTCGCTCGATCCCGCCGCCGCCGTGCTGCACTACGCCCAGACGATCTTCGAAGGCATGAAGGCCTATCGCGCGCCCGACGGCGGCGCGGTGCTGTTCCGTCCGGAAGAGAACGCCAAGCGTTTCAACCGTTCGGCCCAGCGCATGGCCATGCCGGAGCTTCCGGAAAGCCTGTTCATCGAGGCCATAGACCGCCTCGTCGACATCGACCGCGCCTGGATCCCGGACGGCGAAGGCAGCCTCTACCTTCGGCCCTTCATGTTCGCCAACGAGACGTTCCTGGGCGTGCGTCCGGCGCACGAATACCTGTTCATGGTCATCGCCTCGTCTGTAGGCGCGTACTTCAAGAACAAGGCCCCCGCCGTTTCGGTCTGGGTGTCGCAGGACTACACGCGCGCTGCTCCGGGCGGCACCGGCGCGGCCAAGTGCGGCGGCAACTACGCCGGCAGCCTGATCGCCCAGGCCGAGGCCTATGACCACGGCTGCGACCAGGTGGTGTTCCTCGACGCGGCCGAGCGCCGCTGGATCGAGGAGCTGGGCGGCATGAACGTGTTCTTTGTGTTCGAGGACGGCTCCATGCTGACCCCGCCCAAGGGCGGCACGATCTTGGAAGGCATCACCCGCGAGTTGGTGATCACCCTGGCCCGGGAGCGCGGCCTGACCGTGCGCGAGGAGCCCTACTCCATCGACCAGTGGCGCGCCGACGCCGCCAGCGGCAAGCTGCGCGAGACCTTCGCCTGCGGCACGGCGGCGGTGCTGACGCCCATCGGCCAGGTGAAGTCGGCCAACGGCGACTTCACCATCGGCAACGGCGGCTCGGGCGCCCAGACTGAAAGCCTGCGCCAAGCCCTGAGCGACATCCAGCGCGGCAAGGCCGAGGACACCCACGGCTGGGTCCACCGGATCGACTGA